A window from Glaciimonas sp. PCH181 encodes these proteins:
- a CDS encoding DEAD/DEAH box helicase: MPDTQSEQQQENLLASDAEASAPPRFTDFGLSPDILRALSDQGYVHPTPIQVQAIPIVLQGRDVMGAAQTGTGKTAGFALPIIQLLLAHANTSASPARHPVRALILTPTRELADQVAENVKAYSRHTALRATVVFGGIDMAPQTAALRSGIEIVIATPGRLLDHVQQKTISLSQTQILVMDEADRMLDMGFLPDLQRIINLLPKERQSLMFSATFSTEIKKLAGSFLKNPVTIEVARSNATADNVTQTMYRVEDQAKLDAVSFIIRERNLKQVIVFSNTKIGASRLAKHLESEGVNASAIHGDKSQNERMAALEAFKQGEIEVLVATDVAARGLDIAELPCVINFDLPYNAEDYVHRIGRTGRAGASGDAISLYTDKDERLLVDIEKMIKHKFVRAELVGFAPKPRVAERERSPRRDDSDSRSNTRTDTRSPDTRSGSTDRSNQHTRSAYASLPRKEKIDPWFLKPYEPTLSSVESAQNSKSVATTTRSKGKVAALLGGMPKR, encoded by the coding sequence ATGCCTGACACTCAGTCTGAACAGCAACAAGAAAACCTCCTTGCGTCCGATGCCGAAGCATCTGCGCCCCCACGTTTTACAGATTTTGGATTGTCGCCAGACATTCTGCGGGCGCTGAGCGATCAGGGTTACGTCCATCCAACGCCGATTCAAGTCCAGGCCATTCCTATTGTCCTGCAAGGCCGTGACGTCATGGGTGCAGCACAAACCGGAACTGGCAAAACAGCAGGATTTGCACTGCCGATTATTCAATTATTACTGGCGCATGCCAATACCAGCGCTTCTCCGGCCCGGCATCCTGTGCGCGCTTTGATCTTGACGCCGACCCGTGAGTTGGCCGATCAGGTCGCAGAAAACGTTAAAGCCTATTCTCGTCATACCGCTTTGCGCGCCACGGTGGTGTTTGGCGGAATTGACATGGCACCGCAAACTGCGGCATTGCGCTCTGGTATTGAGATAGTGATCGCTACGCCAGGACGACTGCTAGACCATGTACAGCAAAAAACCATTAGCTTGTCGCAGACCCAGATTCTGGTGATGGATGAAGCTGATCGTATGCTCGATATGGGGTTTCTGCCTGATCTGCAGCGCATTATTAACTTGTTGCCGAAAGAACGTCAAAGCCTGATGTTTTCGGCAACGTTTTCGACTGAAATTAAAAAGCTTGCAGGTAGTTTTCTTAAAAATCCGGTCACAATCGAAGTCGCACGCAGCAACGCGACGGCTGATAATGTCACGCAAACCATGTATCGGGTCGAGGATCAGGCCAAGCTGGATGCCGTATCGTTTATTATCCGTGAGCGCAATTTAAAGCAGGTAATCGTTTTTTCGAATACTAAAATCGGTGCATCGCGTTTGGCGAAACATTTGGAAAGCGAAGGCGTCAATGCTTCTGCAATCCATGGTGATAAGAGTCAAAACGAACGGATGGCTGCGCTAGAAGCCTTCAAGCAAGGTGAGATTGAAGTATTGGTTGCGACCGATGTTGCTGCCCGGGGTCTGGATATCGCCGAGTTGCCTTGCGTCATTAATTTTGATTTGCCATATAACGCCGAAGATTACGTTCACCGTATTGGCCGTACCGGTCGCGCTGGTGCTTCAGGCGATGCCATTTCTTTGTATACCGATAAAGACGAACGATTGTTGGTCGATATCGAAAAAATGATTAAGCACAAATTTGTGCGTGCCGAGTTGGTTGGCTTCGCACCGAAACCAAGGGTTGCCGAACGTGAACGTTCACCGCGTCGGGATGATAGCGACTCTCGTAGCAACACTCGGACTGACACGCGGTCACCAGATACCCGTTCGGGATCGACCGATCGCAGTAATCAACATACCCGCAGCGCCTATGCATCGTTGCCGCGCAAGGAAAAAATAGATCCGTGGTTTTTGAAGCCTTACGAGCCGACTTTGTCCTCTGTCGAGAGCGCGCAAAATAGTAAGTCGGTTGCTACCACGACCAGATCTAAAGGCAAGGTTGCAGCTTTATTGGGTGGTATGCCGAAGCGTTAA
- the tsaD gene encoding tRNA (adenosine(37)-N6)-threonylcarbamoyltransferase complex transferase subunit TsaD → MIVLGVESSCDETGIALYDTQRGLLSHALHSQVAMHEQYGGVVPELASRDHIRRAIPLLQQVLAEGNTQLSEIDAIAYTQGPGLAGALLVGASVACGLGLALDKPMLGVHHLEGHLLSPLLASNPPNFPFVALLVSGGHTQLMRVDGVGQYALLGETLDDAAGEAFDKSAKLLGLGYPGGPAISRLAEFGDPSAYQLPRPMLHSKNLDFSFSGLKTAVLTLVKKQTSNICEQDKANIARAFVDALVEVLVVKCLAALKQTGLNRLVIAGGVGANQQLREALNAAAVKRRFKVFYPELEFCTDNGAMIAFAGAMRLQRKPEAAQRDYAFNVRPRWPLDQLGI, encoded by the coding sequence ATGATCGTTCTCGGCGTTGAATCCTCCTGTGATGAAACTGGCATAGCTTTATACGACACGCAGCGCGGGCTGCTTTCGCACGCATTACATTCACAAGTGGCGATGCACGAACAATACGGCGGAGTCGTGCCAGAGCTTGCATCGCGAGATCATATCCGTCGGGCCATTCCTTTATTGCAACAAGTTTTGGCGGAAGGCAATACTCAGTTAAGTGAAATCGATGCCATTGCTTATACTCAAGGGCCTGGGTTGGCAGGCGCTTTGTTGGTTGGTGCCTCCGTTGCTTGCGGTCTGGGACTGGCATTAGACAAGCCGATGTTGGGCGTGCACCATTTAGAGGGCCACCTTTTGTCGCCACTGCTGGCGTCTAATCCACCGAATTTCCCTTTTGTTGCCCTACTGGTTTCCGGCGGACATACGCAATTAATGAGAGTTGATGGCGTCGGGCAATATGCGTTGCTGGGCGAAACTTTGGATGATGCGGCTGGCGAAGCTTTTGACAAGTCAGCCAAATTACTCGGCCTTGGCTATCCCGGCGGACCAGCGATATCGCGACTGGCAGAATTTGGCGATCCGTCGGCGTATCAATTACCGCGGCCTATGTTGCACTCCAAGAATTTGGATTTTAGTTTTTCTGGCCTCAAAACAGCCGTACTCACCTTGGTAAAAAAACAAACGTCCAATATTTGCGAGCAAGATAAAGCCAATATTGCACGCGCTTTTGTAGATGCGCTGGTCGAGGTGTTAGTCGTCAAATGTCTCGCTGCATTAAAACAAACTGGCCTCAATCGCTTAGTGATCGCCGGAGGGGTCGGTGCCAATCAGCAATTGCGTGAGGCCTTAAATGCTGCGGCAGTGAAGCGCCGATTCAAAGTGTTTTATCCCGAGTTGGAGTTTTGTACCGACAATGGTGCGATGATCGCATTTGCCGGTGCAATGCGCTTGCAACGTAAGCCAGAAGCAGCGCAACGTGACTATGCTTTTAATGTACGACCGCGTTGGCCGCTAGATCAACTGGGTATCTGA
- a CDS encoding zf-HC2 domain-containing protein — MPRHRLFPTCRETQSLLSEAQDRRLSPLHRARVRVHLWTCTACTRFSQHIHFLRDAMQRLGKD; from the coding sequence ATGCCACGTCATCGTTTATTTCCTACCTGCCGAGAAACGCAAAGCCTGCTATCTGAAGCACAAGATCGCAGACTATCGCCGTTGCATCGGGCGCGCGTGCGGGTCCATTTATGGACTTGTACTGCGTGTACGCGTTTTTCGCAGCACATACATTTTTTGCGTGATGCGATGCAGCGCTTGGGGAAAGATTAA
- a CDS encoding sigma-70 family RNA polymerase sigma factor yields MAVDPRDLQALRPQLVRFAQLQLRNTSLAEDAVSETIVAVMEHPDRFQQQSSFKTYVIGILKHKLIDQLRRGKREVQFTDDVYDERSDAEMVDALFTSKDHAVEALPDWGSPDRTLERKEFFDILQLCIDKLPAKTGRIFMMREWLELDTDAICKELDITSANAWVLLYRARTRLRECLQMNWFGVQPG; encoded by the coding sequence ATGGCAGTTGACCCTCGTGATCTTCAAGCGCTACGCCCCCAGTTAGTCAGGTTCGCGCAACTTCAATTGCGTAATACGAGTCTGGCGGAAGATGCCGTTTCGGAAACTATTGTTGCCGTGATGGAGCATCCGGATAGATTTCAACAGCAATCTTCGTTTAAGACGTATGTCATCGGCATACTCAAACATAAGTTAATTGATCAGTTACGGCGCGGTAAGCGTGAAGTGCAGTTCACTGACGATGTCTATGACGAACGTAGCGACGCCGAAATGGTGGATGCGCTTTTCACCAGTAAAGATCATGCGGTAGAGGCTTTGCCTGACTGGGGCAGCCCAGATAGGACACTTGAGCGCAAAGAGTTTTTTGATATTTTGCAGCTCTGTATTGATAAATTACCAGCCAAGACAGGACGCATTTTTATGATGCGCGAATGGCTCGAGCTCGATACCGATGCCATCTGCAAAGAACTGGATATTACCAGCGCCAATGCCTGGGTTCTTCTCTATCGCGCCCGCACGCGTTTGCGTGAATGTTTACAAATGAACTGGTTTGGTGTGCAGCCTGGTTAA
- the ybiB gene encoding DNA-binding protein YbiB: MQNTLSTDPFIAARFIKEIGRGKDGARSLSRSDAHDLYAAMLDGRVSDLEMGGILLAMRIKGESVDEIAGFLDAAEASFAPLSTPDAASIYAPVVIPTYNGARHMANLTPLLALLLAREGIPTLVHGVLTDTGRVATAEIFTALGHTFSTNVEHAMQCFERQQPAFMPITALAPKMSRLLDMRRILGVRNSTHTLVKIMQPFSKPALRLTSYTHPEYLVMLGTYFKTTAAAERGDVFLMRGTEGETVANAKRAQQIEWFHTGTHTTLVEKQNVAEEIPALPEQRDAAVTARWITQVLKGDISVPKPIAEQVAHCKEVCKTLKLRQNPAQPSH; encoded by the coding sequence ATGCAAAATACCTTATCTACGGACCCATTTATAGCTGCCCGCTTCATCAAAGAGATCGGACGCGGCAAAGATGGCGCTCGCAGCCTTTCTCGCTCCGACGCACACGACTTATATGCGGCAATGCTGGACGGAAGGGTATCTGATCTGGAGATGGGCGGCATTTTGCTAGCAATGCGTATTAAAGGAGAATCAGTCGATGAAATCGCCGGTTTTCTCGATGCTGCTGAGGCCTCTTTTGCGCCTTTATCAACCCCAGACGCAGCATCGATTTACGCGCCGGTTGTCATCCCCACTTACAACGGCGCCCGCCATATGGCCAATTTAACGCCATTACTAGCGCTGCTGTTGGCACGCGAAGGCATCCCAACGTTAGTGCATGGTGTGCTTACAGATACAGGCCGGGTCGCAACAGCAGAAATTTTTACTGCGCTTGGACATACGTTTTCTACTAACGTCGAGCATGCGATGCAATGCTTCGAACGGCAACAACCAGCTTTTATGCCGATTACCGCATTAGCCCCAAAAATGTCGCGTTTGCTGGATATGCGCCGGATATTGGGCGTGCGCAATTCGACGCATACCTTAGTCAAAATCATGCAACCGTTCAGCAAACCGGCGCTGCGCCTGACTTCTTATACGCATCCAGAATATCTCGTGATGCTGGGCACCTATTTTAAAACCACCGCGGCAGCAGAACGCGGCGATGTTTTTCTGATGCGTGGTACCGAGGGTGAAACGGTTGCAAATGCAAAAAGAGCGCAGCAAATTGAATGGTTTCACACCGGAACACACACTACGTTAGTAGAAAAACAAAACGTCGCCGAAGAAATCCCGGCGCTGCCGGAACAACGAGATGCTGCCGTCACGGCACGCTGGATAACACAGGTTTTAAAGGGAGATATCTCGGTACCGAAACCAATTGCAGAACAGGTGGCGCACTGCAAAGAGGTTTGCAAAACGCTGAAACTGCGGCAAAATCCCGCTCAACCCAGCCATTAA
- a CDS encoding cation:proton antiporter → MDWALPSFALADPLQWNALLLFGSLLLFGLLGGYIATKTPWVPRITGYLVVGFILGVGGLDLLSGDVLKLANIFADIAVALVVYQLGRYVDIGWLRREKWLLATVMLSSALCFVFVSGALIWIGTSTVLALLGGVLAIATAPAVIMVVVRDLKAEGQVTRRLAAMTALNNFVAILVAYALLPVIAHEGTTPFITMLAHTAYSLVGSILLAYVTYRLMIPLARLLGRQPSRQFVLVIAVISLAIGAAHALQLPVLLTMLVFAIMSKNLDHQYDLMELEFGVANELFIVMLFVTVGASIRLSDLSMVGLSVVVLIGARFLAMACGVFTFAHFARMKWKQAALITLGTLPMTEAGLGLMQTISYLYPHTTADVLPLLAGCLIVLELCGPIATQFALIKSGESGREI, encoded by the coding sequence ATGGACTGGGCTCTTCCATCCTTTGCCCTAGCAGATCCTCTTCAGTGGAATGCACTGTTATTGTTTGGCAGCTTGCTGCTATTCGGGTTGCTGGGCGGCTATATCGCGACAAAAACGCCTTGGGTTCCCCGGATTACCGGTTACTTAGTGGTCGGTTTCATACTGGGCGTCGGCGGCTTGGATCTGTTATCCGGCGATGTTCTCAAACTGGCAAATATTTTCGCTGATATTGCGGTCGCACTGGTCGTGTATCAACTTGGACGTTACGTAGACATCGGTTGGCTGCGCCGCGAAAAATGGTTGCTGGCAACTGTGATGCTGAGTTCAGCCTTATGTTTTGTGTTTGTAAGCGGTGCGCTAATATGGATCGGCACCTCAACCGTGCTCGCATTATTAGGTGGTGTGCTCGCCATCGCAACGGCACCGGCTGTAATCATGGTGGTAGTCAGGGATTTGAAGGCTGAGGGTCAAGTGACGAGACGGTTGGCTGCGATGACGGCGTTAAATAATTTTGTCGCGATCCTGGTGGCGTATGCATTACTGCCAGTCATTGCACATGAAGGCACAACGCCCTTCATCACAATGCTGGCACATACCGCGTATTCGCTCGTGGGATCGATATTGCTGGCATATGTGACGTATCGGCTGATGATCCCATTGGCGCGCCTGCTGGGCCGGCAGCCGAGTCGCCAATTCGTACTCGTCATCGCTGTGATCTCGCTGGCCATTGGTGCTGCCCATGCGCTGCAATTACCGGTATTACTGACAATGCTGGTGTTTGCCATCATGTCCAAGAATCTCGACCATCAGTACGATTTGATGGAATTAGAGTTCGGGGTCGCCAATGAGTTATTCATTGTCATGTTATTTGTCACCGTCGGCGCTTCTATCCGCCTCTCGGACTTGTCGATGGTGGGCCTCTCGGTTGTCGTCTTAATCGGTGCGCGCTTTCTGGCGATGGCGTGCGGGGTCTTTACCTTCGCCCATTTTGCGCGGATGAAATGGAAACAAGCGGCGTTGATCACCTTAGGCACATTGCCCATGACCGAGGCAGGTCTGGGTTTGATGCAGACTATTTCTTATCTTTATCCTCATACCACGGCAGATGTCCTGCCCTTACTGGCCGGTTGTCTGATCGTGCTGGAATTATGCGGACCGATAGCGACGCAATTTGCGTTAATTAAATCGGGTGAGAGCGGACGCGAAATTTAA
- a CDS encoding YbdK family carboxylate-amine ligase: MIDSADTSTLETPAILPFTSSTPFTMGIELELQLVNRRNYNLASDAVDLLTWIEPRELQKQIKLEVTQGMIELNSDIHTSVATLIEELKGLRSALNKGAQYLNIDVSGGGAHPFQHWNEQRITPSERFNHLHEKYGYLAKSFTVFGQHIHIGVPNGDDAMYLTHAFSRFVPHFIALSAASPFYQGADTQFESSRSNVVRAFPLSGTAPVSHRWTEFERYYDELLQMGIIDSMKDFYWDIRPKPEYGTVEIRVCDTPLTIEHAAHLGCYAQLLARWILTERPFVISDDFYLLYEFNRFEASRYGLNGSYAIHGETLAMSSKQSIYDHLLKHLQDLERYTQNDAERSTLKRLSHMATARLSDADWLRKTFTQRGSLNDMMRLSSELWMGETPPPYFQ; the protein is encoded by the coding sequence ATGATTGATAGCGCAGACACAAGCACGCTGGAAACCCCGGCTATTTTGCCCTTTACCTCTTCGACGCCCTTTACGATGGGCATCGAACTGGAACTACAACTGGTCAACCGACGCAATTACAACCTGGCGAGTGATGCTGTCGATTTACTAACGTGGATTGAGCCACGCGAGCTGCAAAAACAAATCAAGTTAGAAGTAACGCAGGGAATGATCGAACTTAATTCTGACATCCACACCAGCGTAGCGACCTTGATTGAAGAGTTGAAAGGTTTGCGCTCTGCACTCAATAAGGGTGCGCAATATCTCAATATCGACGTTTCCGGCGGCGGTGCGCATCCGTTTCAGCACTGGAACGAGCAACGCATCACGCCAAGCGAGCGCTTTAATCACTTGCATGAAAAATATGGCTATCTAGCCAAGTCTTTCACTGTCTTCGGCCAGCATATTCACATTGGCGTGCCTAACGGCGACGATGCGATGTATTTAACGCACGCTTTTTCAAGATTTGTGCCCCATTTCATTGCACTTTCTGCCGCTTCGCCATTTTATCAAGGCGCAGATACGCAATTCGAATCTTCGCGTAGTAACGTCGTACGGGCGTTTCCACTTTCCGGCACGGCCCCGGTCAGCCACCGCTGGACAGAGTTTGAACGGTATTACGACGAGTTGCTGCAGATGGGCATTATCGACAGCATGAAAGATTTTTACTGGGATATTCGCCCCAAGCCGGAATACGGCACAGTCGAAATTCGTGTTTGCGATACCCCGCTGACCATTGAGCATGCCGCGCATTTAGGATGCTATGCCCAATTGCTGGCACGTTGGATACTGACTGAACGCCCGTTTGTGATCAGCGATGATTTTTATCTGCTCTACGAGTTCAATCGCTTTGAGGCTAGCCGCTATGGACTGAACGGCTCTTACGCAATACATGGTGAAACGTTGGCGATGTCATCCAAACAATCAATATATGACCATTTGCTGAAACATTTGCAAGATCTGGAGCGCTATACTCAGAATGACGCCGAACGATCAACGCTGAAACGTTTGAGTCATATGGCAACTGCGCGCCTCAGCGACGCCGACTGGCTGCGAAAAACATTCACGCAACGCGGCTCTTTGAATGACATGATGCGACTTTCCTCGGAATTATGGATGGGGGAAACACCTCCACCTTACTTTCAATAA
- a CDS encoding NAD(P)/FAD-dependent oxidoreductase, translating into MAKQFDVAVIGAGAAGMMCAAVAGQRGKKVVLLDHATKLAEKIRISGGGRCNFTNAAAAPQHYLSQNPHFCKSALSRYSPQDFISLVKRYRINYHEKHKGQLFCDDSAEQIIAMLKAECALGNVSWRMPCSVASIGKEGDLFRIDTGTGEILANNVVIATGGLSIPKIGATDFAYRIAHQFGLKMIAPTPGLVPLTFDAHGWQPFAPLAGIALPVEVVAGEKKARGYFKEDLLFTHRGLSGPAILQISSFWQSGQPLSLNLLPELDIAETLIEGKTSIKKNFGNLLSQWLPNRLALGLLEANGIDPAARIADTPDRILKKLSDSINRWAIVPSGSEGYRKAEVTLGGVDTRELSQQSMMVNKVPGLHFIGEAVDVTGWLGGYNFQWAWASATAAGLSL; encoded by the coding sequence ATGGCAAAACAATTTGATGTCGCCGTAATCGGCGCAGGGGCCGCTGGCATGATGTGCGCAGCAGTGGCAGGCCAACGCGGTAAAAAAGTGGTCTTACTTGACCACGCAACCAAACTGGCGGAAAAGATTCGGATTTCTGGCGGTGGTCGCTGCAACTTCACGAATGCTGCAGCGGCCCCCCAACACTATTTATCGCAGAACCCGCATTTTTGTAAAAGCGCCCTGTCGCGTTATAGTCCGCAAGATTTTATTAGCTTAGTAAAACGTTATCGCATCAATTATCACGAAAAACATAAAGGTCAGCTCTTTTGCGACGATTCCGCAGAACAAATTATTGCCATGCTAAAAGCAGAATGCGCACTCGGTAACGTTAGCTGGCGCATGCCTTGCAGCGTGGCCAGTATCGGAAAAGAAGGCGACTTATTCAGAATTGATACTGGTACAGGTGAAATACTGGCCAATAACGTCGTGATTGCCACAGGTGGTCTATCGATACCAAAAATCGGCGCCACCGATTTCGCTTATCGCATCGCACACCAATTTGGCTTAAAGATGATTGCCCCAACCCCCGGCCTCGTGCCCCTGACATTCGATGCGCATGGATGGCAGCCCTTTGCCCCATTGGCGGGGATCGCCTTGCCTGTTGAGGTCGTGGCCGGAGAGAAGAAGGCACGCGGCTATTTCAAAGAAGATTTGTTGTTCACGCATCGCGGTTTATCCGGCCCGGCAATTCTACAAATTTCGAGTTTTTGGCAATCTGGCCAACCTCTGAGCTTGAATTTATTGCCAGAACTGGACATCGCAGAAACGCTGATAGAGGGCAAAACCTCCATCAAAAAGAATTTCGGTAATTTATTGTCTCAATGGCTACCAAATAGACTGGCGCTTGGCCTGCTAGAAGCAAATGGCATTGATCCTGCCGCCCGAATCGCGGATACTCCTGACCGGATTCTGAAAAAATTGAGTGATTCGATCAATCGCTGGGCTATCGTACCAAGTGGGTCCGAAGGCTACCGCAAGGCCGAAGTTACTCTAGGCGGAGTAGATACCCGAGAATTATCCCAACAAAGCATGATGGTCAACAAAGTCCCAGGATTACACTTTATTGGGGAGGCGGTCGATGTCACAGGTTGGCTGGGTGGCTACAACTTTCAATGGGCTTGGGCATCTGCGACCGCAGCAGGCTTGTCGCTTTAA
- a CDS encoding Wzz/FepE/Etk N-terminal domain-containing protein: protein MSDQPSKNGFIFDKSSPDATAEFLDLAKLGGVLKRQWIIVVTCIALGAVVAVGLRLTLPSKWRATATLQIGQMPLTTPTKDSIQTVLVEPPAQTVERLNQRDLEDKSLAASGLPLDESTDKNTALFRQSLKGVVVKNTNFIEISLSAYSIQDAKKYLNAVARSLIALHDLRMAPILKNVNTRVAANLTQMADAQAQRTRLQGIIASMGQPKSDGHFAPHIVAVDLLAKQEQQIQDLTTERTLLSDLLLPSNTYPTTVIDAVFVPDRPYFPKLSVFLPIGVLLGAALGIALALLRDWKKTKKTV from the coding sequence ATGTCAGACCAACCATCAAAAAATGGCTTTATCTTCGATAAATCCTCTCCGGATGCAACAGCAGAGTTCCTAGATTTAGCCAAACTCGGGGGCGTGCTTAAACGTCAATGGATAATCGTAGTAACATGCATCGCATTGGGCGCAGTTGTCGCTGTGGGACTACGGCTCACTCTTCCGTCAAAATGGAGAGCGACAGCAACTTTACAAATCGGTCAAATGCCATTGACTACCCCCACCAAAGATTCAATTCAAACCGTGTTGGTGGAACCGCCAGCACAAACAGTGGAACGTCTGAATCAGCGCGATCTGGAAGATAAATCGCTTGCGGCATCAGGATTGCCATTGGATGAAAGCACTGACAAAAACACGGCGTTATTTCGCCAATCCCTTAAAGGAGTGGTCGTCAAAAACACCAATTTCATTGAAATAAGCCTTTCAGCCTACTCCATTCAAGATGCTAAAAAATATTTGAACGCCGTTGCCCGATCCCTAATTGCTCTACATGATCTGCGCATGGCACCAATATTAAAAAATGTGAATACGCGGGTCGCAGCCAACCTCACGCAGATGGCAGACGCGCAAGCACAGCGCACGCGCTTACAGGGAATAATAGCCAGCATGGGGCAACCGAAATCGGACGGTCATTTTGCCCCGCATATTGTCGCAGTAGACTTACTGGCAAAGCAGGAGCAACAAATACAAGATCTGACAACGGAGCGCACACTGCTCTCCGATTTATTGCTGCCATCGAATACCTACCCAACTACGGTAATTGATGCTGTATTTGTGCCAGATCGGCCCTACTTTCCGAAACTTTCAGTCTTTCTTCCCATCGGTGTATTGCTAGGCGCAGCACTGGGCATCGCCCTGGCACTTCTACGCGACTGGAAAAAAACTAAGAAAACCGTGTGA
- the rpsU gene encoding 30S ribosomal protein S21 yields MTTIRLKENEPFEVAMRRFKRTIEKTGLLTELRAREFYEKPTAERKRKLAAAVKRHYKRIRSQQLPKKLY; encoded by the coding sequence ATGACCACAATTCGTCTTAAAGAAAACGAGCCGTTCGAAGTCGCCATGCGTCGCTTCAAGCGCACCATCGAAAAAACAGGTCTATTGACCGAGTTGCGCGCACGCGAGTTTTACGAGAAGCCGACAGCTGAACGTAAGCGCAAGCTAGCAGCTGCAGTGAAGCGTCATTACAAACGCATCCGCAGCCAGCAATTGCCGAAAAAGCTGTACTGA